A genome region from Thalassococcus arenae includes the following:
- a CDS encoding UxaA family hydrolase, whose translation MDYVRLDPSDNVVTATRALAVGHPVETTQTRALIPSGHKIATADIAKGAAIRKYAQIIGYAAEPIAAGEHVHTHNVEFRATAGDYEFSTDLRPVEPVAQDRRDTFMGYRRAGGRVGTRNYIAIVTSVNCSATAARMIADHFTSERLAPYPNVDGVAAFVHGTGCGMAGSGDGFEALQRVMWGYARHPNHAGVLMVGLGCEMNQIDWLLEAYGLEQGPLFQTMNIQNVAGLRKTVEMGIAKIEAMLPLANQATRTPCPASELTVALQCGGSDAWSGITANPALGHATDLLVAQGGTGVLAETPEIYGAEHLLTRRAIDRATGDRLIGLIRWWEDYTARNQGSMDNNPSPGNKKGGLTTILEKSLGAAAKGGTTPLTGVYKYAEQVTARGFTFMDSPGYDPASVTGQIAGGCNLVCFTTGRGSAFGSKPAPTIKVATNSEMYTRMTDDMDVNAGTILTDGVSVEAKGREIYEMFLRVASGEASKSEAQGLGDYEFVPWQIGAVM comes from the coding sequence ATGGATTACGTCCGACTCGACCCCTCCGACAATGTCGTCACCGCCACCCGCGCGCTCGCGGTCGGCCATCCGGTCGAAACCACGCAGACCCGCGCGCTGATCCCGTCCGGGCACAAGATCGCAACGGCGGATATCGCCAAGGGCGCGGCGATCCGCAAATACGCCCAGATCATCGGCTATGCGGCTGAACCGATCGCGGCCGGCGAACACGTCCATACCCACAACGTGGAATTCCGCGCCACGGCGGGCGATTACGAGTTCTCTACCGACCTGCGACCGGTTGAGCCGGTCGCGCAGGACCGGCGCGACACCTTCATGGGCTATCGCCGTGCGGGTGGCCGCGTAGGCACGCGCAATTACATCGCCATCGTCACATCGGTGAACTGTTCGGCCACCGCCGCGCGCATGATCGCGGACCACTTCACGTCCGAGCGGCTGGCACCCTATCCCAATGTCGACGGGGTTGCCGCCTTCGTGCATGGCACCGGATGCGGCATGGCCGGGTCGGGCGACGGGTTCGAGGCGCTGCAGCGCGTGATGTGGGGCTATGCCCGCCACCCCAACCACGCGGGCGTGCTGATGGTGGGGCTGGGCTGCGAGATGAACCAGATCGACTGGCTGCTCGAAGCCTACGGGCTGGAACAGGGGCCGCTGTTCCAGACGATGAACATCCAGAACGTCGCCGGGCTGCGCAAGACCGTCGAGATGGGCATCGCCAAGATCGAGGCGATGCTGCCGCTTGCCAACCAGGCCACGCGAACGCCCTGCCCGGCGTCAGAGCTGACCGTGGCCCTGCAATGCGGCGGGTCCGACGCCTGGTCGGGCATCACCGCCAACCCCGCGCTTGGCCATGCCACCGACCTGCTGGTCGCCCAGGGCGGCACCGGTGTGCTGGCCGAAACGCCGGAAATCTACGGCGCCGAACACCTGCTGACCCGCCGCGCCATCGACCGCGCCACCGGCGACCGTTTGATCGGGCTGATCCGCTGGTGGGAGGATTACACCGCCCGCAACCAAGGCAGCATGGACAACAACCCAAGCCCCGGGAACAAGAAGGGCGGGCTGACGACGATCCTGGAAAAATCCCTGGGCGCCGCGGCCAAGGGCGGCACCACGCCGCTGACCGGTGTCTACAAATACGCCGAACAGGTCACGGCCCGCGGCTTTACCTTCATGGACAGCCCCGGCTACGACCCCGCCAGCGTCACCGGGCAGATCGCGGGCGGCTGCAACCTGGTCTGTTTCACCACCGGGCGCGGATCGGCCTTTGGGTCGAAACCCGCCCCGACGATCAAGGTGGCGACCAATTCCGAGATGTATACCCGGATGACCGACGACATGGACGTCAACGCCGGCACCATCCTGACCGACGGCGTCAGCGTCGAGGCCAAGGGCCGCGAGATCTACGAGATGTTCCTGCGGGTGGCCAGCGGCGAGGCCAGCAAATCCGAAGCGCAGGGCCTGGGCGATTACGAATTCGTCCCCTGGCAGATCGGTGCGGTGATGTGA
- a CDS encoding NAD(P)-dependent oxidoreductase, which yields MPQPTIGFIGLGLMGGAMVQRLQDRGYALTVIANRNRTHVDKAVARGATEVTTAREIATASDIVMLCMDTSANVESRMRGPDGVIAGLKPGALVIDFGTSLPASTRALGQEVAAAGATMLDAPLGRTPSHAVDGLLNIMCSGDKAAFDTAKPVLDDLGENVFHLGPLGTGHTIKLINNFFGMTVANAMAEAYAMADVTGVDRQQLYDVMSAGPLKSGMMDFVSAYGLKGDPTQLAFAIKNAAKDVGYYTQMASDAGVTSVMSQCALAAMSDARDSGRADDMVGQMVDYFADRYAG from the coding sequence ATGCCCCAGCCCACCATCGGATTCATCGGCCTCGGCCTGATGGGCGGCGCCATGGTGCAGCGCCTGCAGGATCGGGGATACGCCCTGACCGTCATCGCCAACCGCAACCGGACCCATGTCGACAAGGCCGTCGCGCGGGGCGCAACCGAGGTCACCACCGCGCGCGAGATCGCCACCGCCTCGGACATCGTGATGCTTTGCATGGACACGTCCGCCAACGTCGAATCCCGCATGCGCGGGCCGGACGGCGTGATCGCCGGTTTGAAACCGGGCGCCCTGGTCATCGATTTCGGAACGTCGCTGCCCGCCTCGACCAGGGCCCTGGGGCAAGAGGTCGCCGCGGCGGGCGCGACGATGCTTGACGCACCGCTGGGTCGCACGCCATCCCATGCCGTCGACGGGCTATTGAACATCATGTGCTCGGGCGACAAGGCTGCCTTCGACACCGCAAAACCGGTTCTGGACGATCTGGGCGAGAATGTCTTTCACCTCGGTCCGCTCGGCACCGGGCATACGATCAAGTTGATCAACAACTTCTTCGGCATGACCGTCGCCAACGCGATGGCCGAAGCCTATGCCATGGCCGATGTCACGGGCGTGGACCGGCAACAGCTCTACGACGTGATGTCCGCCGGTCCGCTGAAGTCGGGCATGATGGATTTCGTCTCGGCCTACGGGCTGAAAGGCGACCCGACCCAACTGGCCTTCGCGATCAAGAACGCCGCCAAGGATGTGGGCTATTACACGCAGATGGCCAGCGACGCGGGGGTGACGTCTGTCATGTCGCAATGCGCGCTGGCCGCGATGTCCGATGCCCGCGACAGCGGCAGGGCCGACGACATGGTCGGCCAGATGGTCGACTATTTCGCCGACCGCTACGCGGGCTGA
- a CDS encoding TRAP transporter small permease subunit gives MHEKSGSLIEWLVPLGFILCAGWLTWHLPAFTLDWTPPEDPSQFDKLSALFKRNDVTPNMGGLFGGFADAVDWLALIGVPVFAVVGIATVRRAPMEYESWRAADKLAVFLGRVTMMLIVLLCCVMLYEVFVRYVMSAATLWANELSLWLAGFIFLTAGLYAMQQRSHIRIFLLYDACPRWLQRTFDTISTLLIVMFAFFLVYGGYGEAFDKFYRWETFGTAFDPPIPATIKPMVLLVVSLVAVQAIINLISDWNKEPEIHTAADDIDEEEIARIRAAVGAEGIGDLDVTRGAHQHSKD, from the coding sequence ATGCACGAGAAATCCGGATCGCTGATCGAATGGCTGGTGCCGCTGGGCTTCATCCTGTGCGCGGGATGGCTGACCTGGCATCTGCCGGCCTTCACACTGGACTGGACGCCGCCCGAAGACCCCTCGCAGTTCGACAAGCTGTCGGCGCTGTTCAAGCGCAACGACGTGACGCCCAACATGGGCGGGCTGTTCGGCGGTTTCGCCGACGCGGTCGACTGGCTGGCGCTGATCGGCGTGCCGGTCTTCGCGGTGGTCGGCATCGCCACGGTGCGCCGCGCGCCGATGGAATACGAATCCTGGCGCGCCGCCGACAAGCTGGCGGTGTTCCTTGGCCGGGTGACGATGATGCTGATCGTGCTGCTGTGCTGCGTGATGCTCTACGAGGTCTTCGTGCGCTACGTGATGTCCGCCGCCACGCTGTGGGCGAACGAGTTGTCGCTTTGGCTCGCGGGTTTCATCTTTCTCACCGCGGGCCTCTACGCGATGCAGCAGCGCAGCCATATCCGCATTTTCCTGCTGTACGACGCCTGCCCGCGTTGGCTGCAGCGCACATTCGACACGATATCGACGCTGCTGATCGTGATGTTCGCCTTCTTCCTGGTCTATGGCGGCTATGGCGAGGCATTCGACAAGTTCTACCGCTGGGAAACCTTCGGCACCGCCTTTGACCCGCCGATCCCGGCGACGATCAAGCCGATGGTGCTGCTGGTCGTGTCTCTGGTCGCCGTTCAGGCGATCATCAACCTGATTTCCGACTGGAACAAGGAACCGGAAATCCACACCGCCGCCGACGATATCGACGAAGAGGAAATCGCCCGCATCCGGGCCGCCGTCGGCGCCGAAGGCATCGGCGACCTGGACGTCACCCGCGGCGCCCACCAGCATTCGAAGGACTGA
- a CDS encoding DMT family transporter — translation MALAKAAPADRAALGIVMTLAAYLCFAFVDVPVKWLVLTGLPAVQLAFMRYAPHFAISTLLLLKSGGMAAFRCPMMGLVLLRGALLASATLFNFITLNYLSLTITGAIMFSAPIIVCALSMPLLGERVGPWRWFAIWLGFAGVLVVIRPFGDAVHWIAILNVYNAFALALYSILTRKIAGIVTPQAMQFYMGAVGTVTTMPFALAVWTPPASSTDWALMVGIGVWGWAGHELFSRAHAFAPASTLMPYTYAFLIYLAIGGYVVFADLPDGWTLIGAAIIVVSGLIIWRRSVPRAATAAQVEVPR, via the coding sequence GTGGCGCTTGCCAAGGCAGCCCCGGCCGATCGTGCCGCGCTTGGCATCGTCATGACGCTGGCGGCCTATCTGTGTTTCGCTTTCGTCGACGTGCCGGTGAAATGGCTGGTCCTGACCGGTCTTCCCGCGGTGCAACTGGCCTTCATGCGCTACGCGCCGCATTTCGCGATATCGACCCTGTTGCTGCTTAAAAGCGGTGGCATGGCGGCGTTCCGATGCCCGATGATGGGGCTGGTCCTGCTGCGCGGCGCGCTTCTGGCTTCGGCGACGCTGTTCAACTTCATAACGCTGAACTACCTGTCGCTGACGATCACCGGCGCGATCATGTTCTCGGCCCCGATCATCGTCTGTGCGCTGTCGATGCCGCTGCTGGGTGAACGGGTGGGGCCGTGGCGCTGGTTCGCCATCTGGCTGGGCTTTGCCGGCGTTCTGGTGGTGATCCGGCCCTTTGGCGACGCGGTGCACTGGATCGCCATCCTGAACGTCTACAATGCCTTTGCCCTGGCGCTTTATTCGATCCTGACGCGCAAGATCGCAGGGATCGTGACGCCGCAGGCGATGCAGTTCTACATGGGCGCGGTCGGCACGGTCACGACCATGCCCTTTGCGCTTGCGGTCTGGACACCGCCCGCCAGCAGTACCGACTGGGCGCTGATGGTCGGCATCGGCGTCTGGGGCTGGGCCGGGCACGAGCTGTTCTCGCGCGCCCATGCCTTTGCCCCCGCCAGCACGCTGATGCCCTACACCTACGCTTTCCTGATCTATCTCGCGATCGGCGGCTATGTCGTCTTCGCCGACCTTCCCGACGGATGGACCCTGATCGGCGCGGCGATCATCGTGGTTTCGGGGCTCATCATCTGGCGTCGCTCTGTACCGCGCGCCGCGACCGCCGCGCAGGTCGAGGTGCCGCGATGA
- a CDS encoding phytanoyl-CoA dioxygenase family protein, which produces MLTQDQIARFRTDGYLVVPGVIPPRVIDAIRVEYAALMDSLYANWQAQGLVPETRGGFWDKLSRSYAAGCDWFQPMDISLPGDEIAADTPMHFGPAVFDLVIDDRLLDLIEALIGPEITSNPIQHVRIKPPSPQLAADEVRAHITATDWHQDRGVGHEQADTTDMVTAWVAITDATVENGCLQVVPGIGDGLLPHCPQKQTAIAPGRLDTGRAVPLPVASGGVVLFHPLVPHASLPNRSDGFRWSFDLRYNVTGQHTGREHFPSFVARSRAAPETELRDWRAWKALWEDARARLSRKAHIPIHRWASDAPYCA; this is translated from the coding sequence ATGCTGACCCAGGACCAGATCGCCCGGTTCCGCACCGACGGCTATCTGGTCGTGCCGGGCGTGATCCCGCCTCGGGTGATCGATGCGATCCGGGTTGAATACGCCGCGCTGATGGACAGCCTTTACGCGAATTGGCAGGCGCAGGGTCTGGTCCCCGAGACCCGGGGCGGGTTCTGGGACAAGCTCAGCCGCAGCTACGCCGCCGGTTGCGACTGGTTCCAGCCCATGGACATCTCGCTGCCCGGTGATGAAATCGCGGCGGATACGCCGATGCATTTCGGCCCCGCCGTGTTCGATCTGGTGATCGACGACCGGCTTCTGGACCTGATCGAAGCGCTGATCGGCCCCGAGATCACCTCGAACCCGATCCAGCATGTGCGCATCAAGCCGCCCAGCCCGCAACTGGCCGCGGACGAAGTGCGCGCCCACATCACCGCCACCGACTGGCACCAGGATCGCGGCGTGGGTCACGAACAGGCCGACACCACCGACATGGTCACCGCCTGGGTGGCGATCACCGACGCCACCGTGGAAAACGGCTGCCTGCAGGTGGTGCCGGGCATCGGCGACGGGCTGCTGCCGCATTGCCCGCAGAAACAGACGGCGATTGCGCCGGGTCGGCTGGATACCGGGCGGGCCGTGCCGCTGCCGGTGGCGTCGGGCGGAGTGGTGCTGTTCCACCCGCTGGTGCCGCATGCCTCGCTGCCCAACCGCTCGGACGGCTTCCGCTGGTCGTTCGACCTGCGCTACAACGTGACCGGCCAGCATACCGGGCGCGAACATTTTCCCAGCTTCGTCGCGCGGTCCCGCGCCGCGCCGGAAACCGAATTGCGTGACTGGCGCGCCTGGAAGGCGTTGTGGGAAGACGCCCGCGCCCGTCTCAGCCGAAAGGCGCATATCCCCATCCACCGCTGGGCCTCAGACGCCCCCTATTGTGCGTGA
- a CDS encoding GntR family transcriptional regulator, translated as MAGAVDIFETLRHRLMTNVYDHGAKVRAEALKQEFGCSASTVREALFRLSTLGLVTFQEQRGFRVPRRSDALLRELTHLRVLLEAEGAALSIRHGGVAWEAQLSAAHHQLSHLETRMQGADDKSPFVDLWFAAEQHFHQTLIASCGSDVLKETHYRVYCRFRQQLMVEDLGFDFISMNIQHHQEILNAALSGNEALTRQKIHDHLARHLRHDAPEPVAG; from the coding sequence ATGGCGGGTGCAGTCGATATATTCGAAACGCTGCGACATCGGCTGATGACGAACGTTTACGATCACGGGGCAAAGGTGCGCGCAGAGGCGCTGAAACAGGAATTCGGCTGTTCCGCCAGCACCGTGCGCGAGGCCCTGTTCCGCCTGTCGACGCTGGGGCTGGTGACGTTCCAGGAACAACGCGGGTTCCGGGTTCCGCGTCGCTCGGACGCGCTGCTTCGGGAACTGACGCATCTTCGCGTGCTGCTCGAGGCCGAGGGCGCGGCGTTGTCGATTCGCCACGGCGGCGTTGCCTGGGAGGCGCAGCTTTCGGCCGCGCATCATCAACTCAGCCATCTCGAGACGCGCATGCAGGGCGCCGACGACAAGTCGCCTTTCGTCGACCTGTGGTTCGCCGCCGAACAGCATTTCCATCAGACCCTGATCGCGTCTTGCGGGTCGGACGTGCTGAAGGAAACCCACTACCGGGTCTACTGCCGGTTCCGGCAGCAATTGATGGTCGAGGACCTGGGGTTCGATTTCATTTCGATGAACATCCAGCATCACCAGGAAATCCTGAACGCGGCGCTGTCGGGGAACGAAGCCCTGACCCGCCAGAAGATCCACGATCACCTGGCGCGGCACTTGCGCCACGACGCGCCCGAACCGGTGGCCGGCTAG
- a CDS encoding phytanoyl-CoA dioxygenase family protein gives MAEVLTPDQIAFYQEHGYLVVENQIPEDWLRRIRDEIARFEDEAATMTASNDRLDLEDTHTPENPRLRRIKLPHTISDVMRDLMFSDHVLAPARDLIGPDIRLHTTKLNMKSAGYGAAVEWHQDYAFYPHTNDDILAIGVLIDDMGLENGPLMVFPGSHRGPVFDHHADGVFAGAMSLKAAGLNPEDAVPLTGPAGSISIHHGRIVHGSALNTSDRARRLLFYEMMAADAFPIMGSMTKWDGIADYNARMLCGEPTLTPRLKDIPIRIPQPQPDKPWSIYEIQKGLKDRAFETAKD, from the coding sequence ATGGCCGAAGTTCTCACCCCCGACCAGATCGCGTTCTACCAGGAACACGGCTATCTCGTCGTCGAAAACCAGATCCCCGAGGACTGGTTGCGCAGGATCAGAGACGAAATCGCCCGGTTCGAGGATGAGGCCGCCACGATGACCGCCTCGAACGACCGGCTCGACCTCGAAGACACGCACACGCCCGAAAACCCGCGCCTGCGCCGCATCAAGCTGCCGCACACGATCAGCGACGTGATGCGCGACCTGATGTTCTCCGACCACGTGCTGGCCCCCGCGCGCGACCTGATCGGCCCGGATATCCGGCTGCATACCACCAAGCTGAACATGAAATCCGCGGGCTACGGCGCGGCGGTGGAATGGCACCAGGACTATGCCTTCTATCCCCACACCAACGACGACATCCTCGCCATCGGCGTGCTGATCGACGACATGGGGCTGGAAAACGGACCCTTGATGGTCTTTCCCGGCTCGCATCGCGGCCCGGTCTTCGACCACCATGCCGACGGCGTCTTTGCCGGGGCGATGTCGCTGAAAGCCGCCGGCTTGAACCCCGAGGATGCGGTTCCCCTGACCGGTCCGGCCGGGTCGATTTCCATCCATCACGGACGAATCGTGCATGGATCGGCTCTGAACACCTCCGATCGTGCCCGCCGCCTGCTGTTCTACGAGATGATGGCCGCCGATGCCTTTCCCATCATGGGGTCGATGACGAAATGGGACGGGATCGCGGATTACAACGCCCGGATGCTCTGCGGCGAACCCACGCTGACGCCGCGGCTCAAGGACATCCCGATCCGCATTCCCCAGCCGCAACCCGACAAGCCCTGGTCGATCTATGAAATCCAGAAGGGATTGAAGGATCGCGCCTTCGAAACCGCCAAAGACTGA
- the denD gene encoding D-erythronate dehydrogenase yields MTRILILGGGGMVGQKLARRLLDTGTPADAITLHDLGFPPDGAAVADKRSGDLSVLAEGAALAAERFDLIYFLASVVSGEAEADFDKGWQTNLTPLWAFLEALRAQHRATGGAYVPRLVFTSSIAVFGGPYPDRITDDFLQSPQTSYGAQKAACELLIQDFSRKGFIDGMALRLPTICVRPGKPNKAASSFFSGIIREPLNGQPAVLPVADTVRHWHASPRSAARFLTHAATLDTARLEGRRALNLPGLSCTVAEQIEALRDVAGNDVVKLIRHEPDETIQRIVAGWPRDFDPVRARALGFEAESDFKDIIEIYLADDGPVR; encoded by the coding sequence ATGACCCGCATTCTGATTCTCGGCGGCGGCGGCATGGTCGGCCAGAAACTGGCGCGCCGCCTGCTCGACACCGGAACCCCTGCCGATGCGATCACCCTACATGACCTGGGCTTTCCGCCGGATGGCGCAGCGGTTGCGGACAAGCGCAGCGGCGATCTGTCGGTGCTGGCCGAAGGCGCCGCGCTGGCCGCCGAGCGCTTTGACCTGATCTACTTCCTCGCCTCGGTGGTCTCGGGCGAGGCCGAGGCCGATTTCGACAAGGGCTGGCAAACCAACCTGACCCCGCTCTGGGCCTTTCTCGAGGCGCTGCGCGCGCAGCACCGTGCGACCGGCGGCGCCTATGTGCCGCGGCTGGTCTTCACCTCGTCCATCGCCGTCTTTGGCGGGCCCTATCCCGACAGGATCACCGACGATTTCCTGCAATCGCCGCAGACCAGCTATGGCGCGCAAAAGGCCGCCTGCGAATTGCTGATCCAGGATTTCAGCCGCAAGGGATTCATCGATGGCATGGCGCTGCGCCTGCCGACGATCTGCGTGCGCCCGGGCAAGCCGAACAAGGCGGCGTCGTCCTTTTTCTCGGGCATCATCCGCGAACCGTTGAACGGCCAGCCGGCGGTCCTGCCGGTGGCCGACACCGTGCGCCATTGGCACGCCTCGCCGCGTTCCGCCGCGCGCTTTCTGACCCATGCCGCGACGCTGGACACCGCCCGGCTCGAAGGGCGCCGTGCGCTCAACCTGCCGGGCCTCAGCTGCACCGTCGCCGAACAGATCGAAGCGCTGCGCGATGTGGCCGGCAATGATGTGGTCAAGCTGATCCGCCACGAACCGGACGAGACGATCCAGCGAATCGTCGCCGGCTGGCCCCGCGATTTCGACCCGGTGCGCGCCCGCGCGCTCGGCTTCGAGGCCGAAAGCGATTTCAAGGACATCATCGAGATTTACCTGGCCGATGACGGGCCGGTTCGCTAG
- a CDS encoding TRAP transporter large permease — protein sequence MDIGTISLVLMLGLIVLLAIGMPLGLASAILAVLVLVMKFEPELLWAPWTFGDGILTGRPGSGPLNILAQKIYGLLTDYVLISIPLFIFMAALLERSGIAKDMYSSLNVWLNRTRGGIAIVTSIMAVIMAAMSGIIGGEVVLLGLIALPQMLRLGYNQNLAIGTICASGSLGTMIPPSIVLIIYGLITETSIKALFTAAFIPGFMLASFIIIYIIIRTQMNPHHAPLAEERLHNELAALPEGDSAKRQRLEAELADFEAQPRGLEKLMLFGGFVAVLVAGFSVALFLRAAFFEFSGQNAANTGASYVYGTADYLPWFGGTVVLMLALIFFVFGRDRTAQGWNMGKGLVPPIVVIGVVMGSIYGGITGITEAAGMGALAVLIIAIFRGEASWDLLWDSLMRTLKSTGTIIWVTIGAATLAGAYTIAGGPTYVADFIVGSELPTMLVILMMMLILLFMGAFMDWVGIVLLIIPVFLPIVQRLPIEEIGLLGELNPRHVAIWFGVVFCMNMQVSFLSPPFGPAAFYLKSVAPPHISLTDIFKGFLPFIGIQIIALSVLLIWPNIVTILL from the coding sequence ATGGATATCGGAACCATCTCTCTTGTCCTGATGCTGGGGCTGATCGTGCTTCTGGCCATCGGCATGCCGCTGGGCCTGGCCTCGGCCATCCTGGCGGTGCTCGTGCTGGTGATGAAGTTCGAACCCGAACTGCTGTGGGCGCCATGGACCTTCGGCGACGGCATCCTGACCGGCAGGCCGGGCAGCGGCCCGCTGAACATCCTGGCGCAGAAGATATACGGGCTGCTGACCGACTACGTGCTGATATCCATTCCGCTGTTCATCTTCATGGCGGCGCTGCTGGAACGCTCGGGCATCGCCAAGGACATGTATTCGTCGCTGAACGTCTGGCTGAACCGCACCCGCGGCGGCATCGCCATCGTCACCTCGATCATGGCGGTCATCATGGCCGCGATGTCGGGCATCATCGGCGGAGAGGTGGTGCTGCTGGGCCTGATCGCGCTGCCGCAGATGCTGCGGCTGGGCTACAACCAGAACCTCGCCATCGGCACGATCTGCGCCTCGGGGTCGCTGGGCACGATGATCCCGCCGTCGATCGTTCTGATCATCTACGGGCTGATCACCGAAACCTCGATCAAGGCGCTGTTCACCGCCGCCTTCATCCCCGGTTTCATGCTGGCCAGCTTCATCATCATCTACATCATCATCCGCACCCAGATGAACCCGCACCACGCGCCGCTGGCCGAGGAACGGCTGCACAACGAACTGGCCGCCCTGCCCGAAGGCGACAGCGCCAAGCGTCAGCGGCTGGAAGCGGAGCTGGCCGATTTCGAAGCCCAGCCGCGCGGCTTGGAAAAGCTGATGCTGTTCGGCGGTTTCGTCGCCGTTCTGGTCGCGGGCTTTTCGGTCGCGCTGTTCCTGCGTGCGGCGTTCTTCGAGTTCTCCGGCCAGAACGCCGCCAATACCGGCGCATCCTATGTCTACGGCACCGCCGATTACCTGCCGTGGTTCGGTGGCACCGTGGTGCTGATGCTGGCGCTGATCTTTTTCGTCTTCGGCCGTGATCGCACTGCACAGGGCTGGAACATGGGCAAGGGGCTGGTGCCGCCCATCGTCGTCATCGGCGTCGTCATGGGGTCGATCTATGGTGGCATCACCGGCATCACCGAAGCCGCCGGCATGGGCGCGCTGGCGGTGCTGATCATCGCGATCTTCCGCGGCGAGGCATCGTGGGATCTGCTGTGGGACAGCCTGATGCGCACGCTGAAATCCACCGGCACGATCATCTGGGTGACCATCGGTGCCGCCACCCTGGCGGGCGCCTACACGATCGCGGGCGGGCCGACCTATGTCGCGGATTTCATCGTCGGGTCGGAATTGCCGACCATGCTGGTCATCCTGATGATGATGCTGATCCTGCTGTTCATGGGCGCCTTCATGGACTGGGTCGGCATCGTTCTGCTGATCATCCCGGTCTTCCTGCCCATCGTGCAGCGCCTGCCGATCGAGGAAATCGGCCTGCTGGGCGAGCTCAACCCCCGCCACGTGGCGATCTGGTTCGGCGTGGTGTTCTGTATGAACATGCAGGTCAGTTTCCTGTCGCCGCCGTTCGGGCCCGCCGCCTTCTATCTGAAATCCGTGGCGCCGCCGCACATCTCGCTGACCGACATCTTCAAGGGCTTCCTGCCCTTCATCGGCATCCAGATCATCGCCTTGTCGGTTCTGCTGATCTGGCCGAATATCGTGACCATCCTGCTATAG
- a CDS encoding TRAP transporter substrate-binding protein: protein MKTIVKAAAAAALVASTALTASAETTKLRIQTHYAPETVSGKLAAQYIEDIQTMSNGEIEVEMFYSSSVVKSVETFDAAATGILDCDMTGGGYQTGKNSAFQFVGDIMGGYDTPYQQLSWLYYGGGLEAAAPLYNKYGMELIGWWVYGQESFASSKPIAKVEDFKDWKFRSPPGMETKIFEKLGAKPIVMDFTEIFTALETGIIDGADASGLANNVGLGLYDIVKYANFPGFHSMPSDHLACNKAVFDAMPAHHQRIMKVAMEALALRTALTFEKANAEAAAKLRADGVTLSQWAPEELAKFRAAAQATWPEFADTPEAKALVDSHMAYLAQLGLVSQ from the coding sequence ATGAAAACGATCGTGAAGGCCGCAGCCGCGGCCGCTCTGGTTGCGTCGACGGCACTGACCGCAAGCGCGGAAACCACCAAGCTGCGCATCCAGACGCACTATGCCCCGGAAACCGTGTCGGGCAAACTGGCCGCTCAGTACATCGAAGACATCCAGACGATGTCGAATGGCGAAATCGAAGTCGAGATGTTCTACAGCTCGTCGGTCGTGAAATCGGTCGAAACCTTCGACGCCGCGGCCACCGGCATCCTCGATTGCGACATGACGGGCGGCGGATACCAGACCGGCAAGAACAGCGCGTTCCAGTTCGTCGGCGACATCATGGGCGGCTATGACACGCCGTATCAGCAGCTGAGCTGGCTGTATTACGGCGGCGGTCTCGAAGCCGCGGCGCCGCTTTACAACAAGTACGGCATGGAGCTGATCGGCTGGTGGGTCTACGGGCAGGAAAGCTTTGCCTCGTCCAAGCCGATCGCCAAGGTCGAGGACTTCAAGGACTGGAAATTCCGCTCGCCCCCGGGCATGGAAACCAAGATCTTCGAAAAGCTGGGCGCCAAGCCGATCGTGATGGATTTCACCGAAATCTTCACCGCGCTGGAAACCGGCATCATCGACGGCGCCGACGCGTCCGGCCTGGCCAACAACGTGGGCCTGGGTCTCTATGACATCGTCAAATACGCCAACTTCCCCGGCTTCCATTCGATGCCGTCCGATCACCTGGCCTGCAACAAGGCGGTCTTTGACGCGATGCCGGCGCATCACCAGAGGATCATGAAGGTGGCGATGGAGGCACTGGCGCTGCGCACCGCGCTGACCTTCGAAAAGGCCAATGCCGAAGCGGCGGCCAAGCTGCGCGCCGATGGCGTGACCCTGTCGCAGTGGGCGCCCGAGGAACTGGCCAAGTTCCGTGCCGCGGCCCAGGCCACCTGGCCCGAGTTTGCCGACACGCCCGAAGCCAAGGCGCTGGTCGACAGCCACATGGCCTATCTGGCGCAACTGGGCCTCGTGTCCCAGTAA